In Saccharomyces eubayanus strain FM1318 chromosome XIII, whole genome shotgun sequence, one DNA window encodes the following:
- the INP2 gene encoding Inp2p produces the protein MARSSRPPLLQVPGLQIFSKLKSDEEDGFMSSSSTLDRDTIVGISESNHQEFYSTWRKPSQLSNRSVLHEYSPTVIGSNGRIFTPLSFKIPARHFNWDDIISKIFLQPPFGLIHQFFEEYQYSIITSHFLNDLNRYRLSLHINQSIMNFREGSVILKKVPLNSGAFMATKYGKLAVVEEKKMYFKRTFDYISVMLTSYKLLRQLKKCCKDKSDPSLKRVVTPILAAIYLSLQQEYFRNHLICYKTLVEVQKMLRSLQQVDVMIHKYHLRYKEIKNSRVTSKVALIPDTEGYSSMIEELLIFSSDALFYKLKTVIGDIVISSDTSELSKYCEIYGIDVSSLYHNTTLTIKDLDGKLCRLKMLKKFMLCCLLSLDTTGSNSLSNSSIQNALNKIFPDYLVKLQQKKQTNLIDTFQNITNLLKDLHPLLSAVLMSLNDHKHTLYPLSEELLPNDGGEESDLYSCPKSDQTLQALNHLKAIENDILAINVQNGITKNDKKTIQNKLEELIAFWKASNISTNNDIESGKKVPVTNIFNHGFHLDILKGRKVSCSSLSVRRLNLERKVEFIDVNESENESFENDTELENSEDYASDERSYEARADLNHPVDFTGTLTCKRTDFKQLSDNELRRKLDERILKLARENREGRERLRTAKSFELLRNTRSSIETELGFQESLKKKVVLESGSLSKYKLSSEETIPFLYELEQLIGKNS, from the coding sequence ATGGCAAGAAGCTCTCGTCCACCTCTTTTACAGGTTCCTGGTTTACAGATTTTTTCGAAGCTGAAATCAGATGAAGAGGATGGATTTATGAGCTCCAGTTCAACTCTTGATAGAGATACCATTGTGGGGATCAGCGAAAGCAACCATCAGGAATTTTATTCTACATGGCGAAAGCCATCTCAACTAAGCAACCGGAGCGTACTACATGAATACTCACCAACAGTTATCGGATCAAATGGTCGCATCTTCACACCTTTAAGTTTTAAAATTCCAGCTAGGCACTTCAATTGGGATGATAttatttcaaagattttcCTGCAACCACCATTTGGTTTGATACATCAATTCTTCGAAGAATACCAATATTCAATCATTACTTCCCATTTCCTAAACGATCTGAACCGTTATAGGCTATCATTACATATTAATCAGTCAATTATGAATTTCCGTGAGGGCTCAGTTATACTAAAGAAGGTCCCGCTCAATTCTGGAGCCTTTATGGCCACAAAATATGGTAAGTTGGCGGTAGtggaggaaaaaaagatgtaCTTTAAACGAACTTTTGATTATATTTCCGTGATGCTCACCTCTTATAAACTCCTCAGACagctaaaaaaatgttGTAAAGATAAAAGTGACCCAAGTTTGAAAAGGGTTGTAACTCCAATACTCGCCGCGATATATTTATCATTGCAACAAGAGTACTTTCGAAACCATTTGATTTGCTATAAAACTTTAGTAGAGGTACAAAAAATGCTAAGATCTCTACAGCAAGTTGATGTAATGATTCACAAATATCATTTACGAtacaaagaaataaaaaattctaGGGTCACATCTAAAGTAGCTCTTATTCCAGACACCGAAGGGTACTCATCTATGATAGAAGAACTTTTAATATTCTCAAGCGACGCGCTATTCTATAAACTCAAAACGGTTATCGGTGATATTGTCATCTCAAGTGATACCAGCGAGCTTTCGAAATACTGTGAAATATATGGTATTGACGTATCAAGTCTTTACCATAATACAACTCTCACAATTAAAGATCTTGATGGTAAACTTTGCCGACTAAAgatgttgaagaagttcaTGCTTTGTTGTTTACTCTCTTTGGATACGACAGGGAGCAATagtctttcaaattcaagtaTCCAAAATGCATtaaacaaaatttttcctGACTACCTGGTGAAACTacagcaaaaaaaacaaactaacTTAATAGACACATTTCAGAACATAACCAACCTTTTAAAAGATTTGCATCCGCTACTTTCGGCAGTTTTAATGTCATTAAACGACCATAAACATACATTGTATCCTCTTTCGGAAGAATTATTACCAAATGATGGTGGAGAAGAAAGCGATTTGTACTCCTGTCCAAAAAGTGATCAAACACTTCAAGCGTTAAACCACTTGAAAGCGATTGAGAACGATATACTGGCTATCAACGTTCAAAACggaataacaaaaaatgataagAAAACCattcaaaacaaattgGAAGAGCTAATAGCCTTCTGGAAAGCCTCGAACATATCTACAAATAATGATATCGAGAGTGGAAAAAAGGTACCAGTAACTAACATATTCAACCATGGTTTTCATCTGGATATCCTCAAAGGGAGAAAGGTTTCatgttcttctttatcgGTACGGAGGCTTAATTTAGAAAGGAAAGTCGAGTTTATAGATGTCAATGAATCGGAAAATGAATCGTTTGAAAATGACACAGAATTAGAAAACAGCGAAGATTACGCTTCCGACGAGAGATCTTATGAGGCTCGTGCAGATTTAAACCACCCAGTAGATTTTACTGGAACTTTGACTTGCAAGAGGACAGACTTCAAACAACTCTCTGACAATGAATTGAGACGTAAACTGGATGAAAGAATTCTAAAACTAGCCCGGGAAAACCGTGAAGGCAGGGAAAGACTACGAACTGCAAAATCTTTCGAGCTATTAAGAAATACCCGATCTTCCATTGAAACGGAATTAGGCTTTCAAGAATcgctaaaaaaaaaagtcgtCTTAGAGAGCGGGTCTCTCAGTAAGTACAAATTATCATCAGAAGAAACTATTCCCTTTTTATATGAACTGGAGCAACTAATaggaaaaaattcataa